From Candidatus Thermokryptus mobilis, the proteins below share one genomic window:
- a CDS encoding RluA family pseudouridine synthase, translating to MKTTEFSPEIEIIYEDEDIVVLNKPAGVLTIPDRFSRAIPNLYDILSEKYGKIFVVHRLDKETSGVICFAKNEEAHANLSEKFEEHDVNKVYLALITGHLRNKEGRIDLPLSENEKVPGTMKVDYENGKRSITEYRVLEEFENYSLVEVRPLTGRMHQIRVHFKAIGHPLAIDSVYGGREEIFLSEIKKKYKVKENETERPLMNRLTLHALKLGFFHFRKKEYVEFEAKLPKDFESLIRQLRKHSKVET from the coding sequence ATGAAGACAACTGAATTTTCCCCCGAAATTGAAATAATCTACGAAGACGAGGATATCGTTGTTTTAAACAAGCCAGCTGGCGTTTTAACCATCCCGGATAGGTTTAGCAGAGCGATTCCAAATCTTTACGATATTTTGAGCGAGAAATATGGGAAAATTTTTGTTGTACATCGGCTTGATAAAGAGACAAGCGGTGTTATTTGTTTTGCCAAAAATGAAGAAGCGCACGCAAATTTGAGCGAGAAATTTGAAGAACACGATGTCAATAAAGTTTATCTCGCTTTGATAACCGGGCATTTGAGAAATAAAGAGGGCAGAATTGATTTGCCTTTGTCTGAAAATGAAAAGGTTCCCGGGACGATGAAAGTTGATTATGAAAATGGGAAAAGGTCAATCACTGAATATCGTGTTTTAGAAGAGTTTGAAAATTATTCACTTGTTGAAGTTCGTCCTTTAACTGGAAGGATGCATCAAATACGGGTTCATTTTAAAGCGATAGGGCACCCTCTCGCCATTGACTCGGTTTATGGAGGTAGAGAGGAAATTTTCCTCTCGGAGATAAAGAAGAAATACAAAGTTAAGGAAAACGAGACGGAGAGACCTTTGATGAACAGATTGACGCTTCATGCTTTGAAGCTAGGTTTCTTCCATTTCAGAAAAAAGGAATATGTTGAGTTTGAGGCGAAATTGCCGAAGGATTTTGAGAGTTTAATCAGACAGTTGAGGAAACACAGCAAAGTTGAAACTTAA
- the ruvA gene encoding Holliday junction branch migration protein RuvA: protein MIFALEGKIVSKSPVEVVVDVGGIHYLVNIPVTVYEKLGDVGANVKLYIYLIVREEEIYLYGFSSIEERDFFKLLISVSGIGPKMAQTIMSGMSVEELKNSIIHGDVSSLVSIPGVGKKTAERVIVELRDKIAKIEFAGKPLEFISSDQVEVRNEALLALLSLGFSRQSAEKAIRTVLRENEKKEFTVEELVKQALRHITSR from the coding sequence GTGATATTTGCGCTTGAAGGAAAAATTGTAAGTAAATCGCCAGTTGAAGTTGTCGTTGATGTCGGTGGAATTCACTACCTTGTAAATATACCTGTGACGGTTTATGAAAAACTTGGAGATGTTGGAGCAAATGTAAAACTTTACATTTATTTAATCGTTCGTGAAGAAGAAATTTACCTTTATGGATTTTCAAGTATTGAGGAGAGGGATTTTTTTAAGTTGTTGATCTCTGTCTCGGGGATAGGTCCGAAGATGGCGCAGACGATAATGTCGGGGATGAGTGTGGAGGAGTTGAAGAATTCAATAATTCACGGTGATGTCTCATCGCTTGTCTCAATCCCAGGTGTCGGGAAAAAGACAGCTGAAAGGGTCATAGTTGAACTTCGCGATAAAATCGCTAAAATTGAATTTGCAGGAAAGCCACTTGAATTCATTTCAAGCGATCAAGTTGAAGTCAGAAATGAGGCTTTGCTTGCGCTTCTTTCACTTGGATTTTCAAGGCAGTCCGCTGAAAAAGCGATAAGAACCGTGTTAAGGGAAAACGAGAAAAAAGAGTTCACCGTTGAAGAGCTTGTCAAACAAGCATTAAGGCATATAACATCAAGGTAA
- the recJ gene encoding single-stranded-DNA-specific exonuclease RecJ, whose amino-acid sequence MRNKWRIIEVKDIEKVKNLATEASLPIPIAKVLVARGIDTRKKLEKFFNPSLDDLYDPFLMEDMEKAVDRISKAILNKEKILVYGDYDVDGTTGASMLYLFLKELGADVEVYIPDRFKEGYGISLRGIERAKEKGVSTMIAVDCGITAINEVEYAKKFGIDVIICDHHEPGEKIPNAYAVLDPLKATCNYPFKYLSGCGVAFKLVQAICEKLNVEINPIQYLDYVAIASAADVVPLVDENRILVKYGLELLNSSNPRVSFLALLERAGLRNKKINTWHIGFVIGPRINAVGRLGDATRAVEFLISSDYKDASKWADELHRENERRQSLDRKAFDEAVEFIESYQLHKKDKVLVLFNEEWHQGVIGIVASKIVEKYHRPAILLTSSDGVLKGSARSIPGFDIYRALRHCENTLLQFGGHKHAAGMVLQREKLDEFKIAINKFADDELTEDMLVREVTIDAVVDLREVANSIVDYFMLLKKFEPFGPGNYEPVFLSPEAKIFDVKNFGNNHLKFKIKVDGITIDAIGYGLGELYQSVGVADKVSIVFSFDEGNWNGQPVVQFKIKDLK is encoded by the coding sequence TTGCGGAATAAATGGAGAATAATTGAAGTTAAGGACATTGAAAAAGTCAAAAATTTGGCAACCGAGGCAAGTTTGCCAATCCCGATAGCAAAGGTTCTTGTGGCAAGGGGAATTGACACAAGGAAAAAACTTGAAAAGTTTTTTAATCCAAGTTTGGATGATCTCTATGACCCTTTTCTTATGGAGGACATGGAAAAGGCGGTTGATAGAATCAGCAAAGCGATTTTGAATAAAGAAAAAATTTTAGTTTACGGCGATTACGATGTTGATGGGACAACCGGGGCATCTATGCTTTATCTGTTTTTGAAAGAGCTAGGAGCAGATGTTGAGGTTTACATCCCGGATAGATTTAAAGAAGGTTATGGGATTTCTCTAAGGGGAATTGAAAGGGCAAAGGAAAAAGGTGTTTCAACTATGATAGCGGTTGATTGTGGTATCACTGCTATAAATGAGGTAGAGTATGCGAAAAAATTTGGTATTGATGTTATAATCTGTGACCATCACGAACCGGGGGAAAAAATTCCAAATGCTTATGCTGTTCTTGACCCTTTGAAGGCGACTTGTAATTACCCGTTCAAGTATTTATCCGGCTGTGGGGTTGCGTTCAAGTTAGTTCAAGCGATATGTGAAAAATTAAATGTTGAGATAAACCCAATTCAGTATCTTGATTATGTCGCTATAGCTTCTGCAGCTGATGTCGTTCCGCTTGTTGATGAGAATAGAATTCTTGTCAAGTATGGGCTTGAACTCCTAAATTCATCAAATCCGCGCGTCTCTTTTCTAGCTTTGCTTGAAAGAGCTGGATTAAGGAATAAAAAAATTAACACTTGGCATATTGGTTTTGTAATTGGACCGAGGATAAATGCGGTAGGGCGACTTGGGGATGCAACAAGGGCTGTTGAGTTTTTGATAAGCAGTGATTATAAAGACGCTTCAAAGTGGGCTGATGAACTTCACAGGGAAAATGAAAGAAGGCAATCGCTTGATAGAAAGGCATTTGATGAAGCGGTTGAATTTATTGAGAGTTACCAATTGCATAAAAAGGATAAAGTCCTCGTCCTTTTCAATGAGGAGTGGCATCAAGGAGTGATTGGAATAGTAGCGTCAAAGATAGTTGAAAAGTATCATAGACCTGCGATCCTTTTGACATCGTCCGACGGTGTGCTTAAAGGTTCAGCAAGAAGCATACCGGGATTTGATATTTATAGGGCATTGAGACATTGCGAGAATACACTTTTGCAATTCGGTGGGCATAAACATGCTGCAGGTATGGTTTTGCAAAGAGAAAAACTTGATGAATTTAAAATCGCTATAAATAAGTTCGCTGATGATGAACTCACGGAGGATATGCTTGTAAGAGAGGTAACTATAGATGCGGTTGTTGATTTACGGGAAGTAGCAAATTCAATAGTTGATTATTTTATGTTGCTGAAAAAATTTGAACCATTTGGTCCAGGAAATTATGAACCGGTTTTTCTATCGCCGGAGGCAAAGATATTTGATGTGAAAAATTTTGGAAATAATCATTTAAAATTTAAAATTAAAGTTGACGGCATAACAATTGACGCCATTGGCTATGGTCTTGGAGAACTTTATCAGAGCGTCGGTGTTGCTGATAAGGTTAGTATCGTTTTCAGTTTTGATGAGGGGAATTGGAATGGTCAACCTGTTGTCCAGTTTAAAATTAAAGATTTAAAGTAA
- a CDS encoding AIR synthase family protein yields MQVDFPKFGKVGKIFFDNVIYPKLGARREEVLVGPAYGCDNAVIKVNERQVMILTTDPLSIIPVLGFEDSAWLTVHLLASDLATSGIPPMYAVLDFNLPPQITKEEFEIYWDAFHRECEKLGIAIVAGHTGKFFGIDYTIVGGGTFISIGDIDKYLASNMARPGDRIVITKGTAIATTGILARVFPETIEKNFGSGFLKEAQSYFRKFSVVNDALIAVKVGVRDEGVSAMHDATEGGVLGGIYELAVASGCGAHIYRDKIPISETTEKICQLFEIDPYISLSEGTLIIAVKEGKVTELINLLEENGINSAEVGYLTEATYGFWIEEPDGTRSEFFYPEADPYWSAYINAVNKGWR; encoded by the coding sequence ATGCAGGTGGATTTTCCAAAATTTGGGAAGGTCGGGAAGATTTTCTTTGACAATGTCATATATCCAAAACTTGGTGCAAGAAGAGAGGAAGTCTTAGTTGGTCCAGCATATGGTTGTGACAATGCGGTGATAAAGGTGAATGAACGACAGGTTATGATTTTAACGACGGACCCTCTTTCCATAATTCCTGTGCTTGGGTTTGAGGATTCAGCTTGGCTTACGGTTCATCTTCTTGCGTCCGATCTTGCAACGAGTGGTATCCCGCCGATGTATGCTGTGCTTGATTTCAATTTACCACCGCAGATAACAAAGGAAGAATTTGAAATTTATTGGGATGCTTTCCACCGTGAATGTGAGAAACTCGGAATTGCGATTGTTGCTGGGCACACAGGGAAATTTTTCGGTATAGATTACACGATCGTCGGAGGAGGGACATTTATTTCAATTGGTGATATTGATAAGTATCTTGCTTCAAATATGGCTAGGCCAGGTGATAGGATTGTTATAACCAAAGGCACAGCAATTGCGACCACTGGAATACTTGCGCGTGTTTTCCCCGAGACGATAGAGAAAAATTTCGGTTCTGGGTTTTTAAAAGAGGCACAAAGTTATTTTAGAAAGTTTTCAGTTGTAAACGATGCATTGATCGCTGTAAAGGTCGGTGTCCGCGATGAAGGTGTATCCGCAATGCACGATGCAACAGAAGGTGGTGTTTTGGGAGGGATTTATGAATTGGCTGTTGCTTCCGGTTGCGGTGCTCACATCTACAGGGATAAAATTCCCATCTCTGAAACAACAGAAAAAATTTGTCAACTTTTTGAGATTGATCCATATATCTCTTTGAGTGAAGGGACATTGATAATCGCTGTGAAGGAAGGAAAAGTAACGGAGCTTATCAACCTTCTTGAGGAAAATGGTATCAACTCTGCCGAGGTTGGCTATTTGACGGAAGCAACATACGGATTTTGGATTGAAGAGCCGGATGGAACTAGAAGTGAGTTTTTTTATCCAGAAGCAGACCCTTACTGGAGCGCTTACATAAATGCTGTTAACAAAGGATGGAGGTGA
- the ruvC gene encoding crossover junction endodeoxyribonuclease RuvC produces the protein MIILGVDPGSNITGYGIIKVLEKDGKLDRTELIPVDYGVIKVDDREHFNIRLKKIYDELVQIINQHRPTDLAIETAFYGKNFQSAYKIGHVRGVVILSAVNSGISVFEYTPREIKKAVVGRGNATKEQVQFMVKAILGLKNFPEFYDVSDALAVAICHVNKTFVPNKARFRDWKAFLKAHPELAEGEIDLKSRRKKK, from the coding sequence ATGATAATTCTTGGGGTTGACCCCGGAAGCAACATCACTGGCTATGGCATAATTAAGGTTCTTGAGAAAGATGGAAAGCTTGATAGAACTGAACTTATCCCTGTTGATTATGGCGTGATAAAAGTTGATGATAGAGAGCATTTTAATATTCGCTTGAAGAAAATTTATGATGAATTGGTTCAGATAATAAATCAGCATCGCCCGACGGACCTTGCTATTGAGACAGCTTTTTATGGGAAAAATTTTCAATCGGCTTATAAAATTGGTCATGTTCGCGGTGTTGTTATACTTTCGGCCGTTAATTCCGGCATATCGGTTTTTGAATATACACCCCGTGAGATTAAAAAGGCGGTCGTTGGCAGGGGAAACGCCACAAAGGAACAAGTCCAATTTATGGTGAAGGCAATTCTTGGACTTAAGAATTTCCCCGAATTTTACGATGTCTCAGATGCTCTCGCAGTTGCTATTTGTCATGTAAATAAGACCTTTGTCCCGAATAAAGCGAGATTTAGGGATTGGAAAGCATTTCTGAAAGCACATCCCGAGCTAGCTGAGGGTGAGATTGATTTAAAATCAAGAAGAAAGAAAAAGTGA
- a CDS encoding YebC/PmpR family DNA-binding transcriptional regulator, protein MSGHSKWHQIRHKKAVVDAKKGKIFTKLIKEITVAAKQGGGNPDTNPRLRLAIQNAKAANMPWENIERAIKRGTGELPGVFYEEVVYEGYGPGGVALYIESTTDNKNRTVAEIRNILNRHNGSLGEAGSVAWIFERKGVIQIPKEYDEDTILAIILDAGAEDLKAYDTFFEVLTAPENLEAVREALEKNNIKIDDAKVRMIPKTTVKVEGKDAQLLLKLLEALEDHDDVQNVYANFEIDDSVLAEYSKQMGG, encoded by the coding sequence ATGTCAGGTCATTCAAAGTGGCATCAAATAAGGCATAAGAAAGCAGTTGTTGATGCGAAAAAAGGAAAGATTTTCACGAAACTTATCAAGGAGATAACTGTTGCTGCAAAACAAGGTGGTGGTAACCCTGATACGAACCCGAGATTACGACTTGCGATTCAAAACGCAAAGGCAGCTAACATGCCTTGGGAAAATATTGAAAGGGCGATTAAAAGAGGAACGGGTGAACTTCCTGGGGTGTTTTATGAAGAAGTTGTGTATGAGGGATATGGTCCGGGTGGGGTTGCGCTCTACATTGAGTCAACGACGGATAATAAGAATAGAACGGTTGCTGAGATTAGAAATATCCTGAACAGGCACAACGGTAGCCTTGGGGAAGCTGGCTCCGTTGCTTGGATTTTTGAAAGAAAAGGTGTCATTCAAATCCCAAAGGAATATGACGAGGATACCATACTTGCTATAATACTTGATGCTGGTGCTGAGGATTTGAAGGCATACGATACATTTTTTGAAGTTTTGACGGCTCCGGAAAATCTTGAAGCGGTTCGTGAGGCGCTTGAGAAAAACAACATTAAAATTGATGACGCAAAGGTCAGGATGATACCTAAGACCACCGTTAAGGTTGAAGGCAAAGATGCGCAACTTTTATTGAAACTCCTTGAGGCGCTTGAAGATCACGACGATGTGCAAAATGTGTATGCTAATTTTGAAATTGACGACAGCGTCCTTGCTGAATACAGCAAGCAAATGGGCGGATAA
- a CDS encoding zinc ribbon domain-containing protein codes for MKKKLVALYKLQIVDSKLDEINSKRGDLPSEIDSLNERVEEVEEELRRAKETLKNIIEGIDSIDSDISMLKENIKRWKKQLTQVKSNREYDSLQKQIGEANERIDELSERRAQLIKQQGEVEDEVKVLEKDLKELKEELKSKEEELEEINKEIREEEKNLLKVREKFAKEVDKILLNQYERIRQAVGVLAVVPVNSGTCGGCGARVPSQRIVEIWQNNKIYRCEACGRILISDDVYKEAGESVKL; via the coding sequence TTGAAAAAAAAGCTTGTGGCGCTTTACAAACTTCAAATTGTTGACTCAAAGCTTGATGAGATTAATAGCAAAAGAGGTGACTTGCCCTCAGAGATTGATTCGTTAAATGAGAGAGTTGAGGAGGTTGAAGAGGAGCTACGGCGAGCAAAGGAGACACTAAAGAACATAATTGAGGGGATTGATAGCATTGACTCTGACATAAGTATGCTTAAGGAAAATATTAAACGATGGAAGAAGCAATTGACCCAGGTGAAATCAAATCGCGAATATGATTCTTTACAGAAACAGATAGGTGAGGCAAATGAGAGGATTGACGAATTAAGTGAGCGAAGGGCTCAGTTAATCAAACAGCAAGGTGAGGTTGAAGATGAGGTGAAGGTTTTGGAGAAGGATTTGAAGGAATTGAAGGAAGAGCTTAAGAGTAAGGAAGAAGAGCTTGAAGAGATTAACAAAGAGATAAGGGAGGAGGAGAAGAATCTTTTGAAGGTGAGGGAGAAGTTTGCGAAAGAAGTTGATAAGATTCTTTTAAATCAGTATGAAAGGATAAGGCAAGCTGTTGGTGTTTTAGCGGTTGTTCCTGTGAATAGTGGTACATGTGGTGGATGTGGGGCGAGGGTTCCGTCGCAGAGGATAGTTGAGATATGGCAGAACAACAAGATTTACAGGTGTGAGGCGTGTGGCAGGATATTAATTTCAGATGATGTTTATAAGGAAGCTGGTGAGAGTGTGAAGTTGTAG
- a CDS encoding 2-oxoacid:ferredoxin oxidoreductase subunit beta, with protein sequence MAIKIDEIKLTLNDYKTDVHNDWCPGCGDFGILQSVQMALFELRVPRHKAVIFSGIGCSGKTPHFVNVYGIHTLHGRALPFAIGARLANPELNVIIVGGDGDGLGIGVGHFVSSGRRNVNLTYIVYNNAVYGLTKGQASPTLKLGMKTKSLPKPNINDAVNPIALALVSGYTFIARGYSYDVKHLKEIIKKAILHKGLSFIDVLQPCPTYNDINTKDWYMGKDRVDPKTGKPMPRIYKLEEEGYDPYVYNLDDGELEKKWIQVIEKSLEWGDRIPVGIFYVNEMTSSYEERIRDVISDYFENPPVKQRISTDGGLSNVNLERMLAEFSTRLG encoded by the coding sequence ATGGCGATTAAAATAGATGAAATAAAATTAACACTTAACGATTACAAGACCGATGTTCATAACGATTGGTGTCCCGGATGCGGTGACTTTGGGATACTTCAATCGGTTCAGATGGCTTTATTTGAGCTTAGGGTCCCAAGGCATAAAGCGGTGATTTTCTCTGGTATAGGTTGTTCTGGCAAGACGCCACATTTTGTAAATGTCTATGGGATACACACATTGCACGGTAGAGCTCTTCCTTTTGCTATTGGTGCACGTCTTGCTAACCCGGAGTTAAATGTTATAATTGTTGGAGGGGATGGAGATGGGCTTGGGATAGGCGTTGGACATTTTGTGAGTTCAGGAAGAAGAAATGTTAACTTAACTTACATCGTTTATAATAATGCGGTTTATGGTTTGACGAAGGGACAAGCATCACCAACATTGAAACTTGGGATGAAAACAAAGTCGCTCCCGAAGCCAAATATAAACGATGCTGTTAATCCGATTGCCTTGGCTCTTGTCTCCGGTTACACTTTTATTGCTCGTGGGTATTCTTATGATGTGAAACACCTGAAAGAGATAATAAAGAAGGCGATACTTCACAAAGGGCTTTCGTTTATTGATGTTTTACAGCCGTGCCCAACTTACAATGATATAAACACGAAGGACTGGTATATGGGCAAGGATAGGGTTGACCCGAAGACAGGTAAGCCAATGCCAAGGATTTATAAACTTGAGGAGGAGGGTTACGACCCGTATGTTTATAATCTTGATGATGGGGAGTTGGAGAAAAAGTGGATTCAAGTGATTGAGAAGTCGCTTGAGTGGGGAGATAGGATACCGGTTGGGATATTTTATGTAAATGAGATGACCTCAAGTTATGAGGAAAGGATACGGGATGTGATAAGTGATTATTTTGAGAATCCACCCGTTAAGCAGAGGATATCAACAGACGGTGGGCTTTCAAATGTGAATTTGGAGCGTATGTTGGCTGAATTTTCAACGCGCTTGGGTTAA
- a CDS encoding class I SAM-dependent methyltransferase, giving the protein MGKEFTPWYFNPEIAKVYESFYEGKYKEADIQEKKLLKFLIDQIDDVREVLEVGCGTGHFTRWLHSLGYKVVGADISPVMLSVARELWKEGNFVNASAESLPFEDKSFDVVLYVACLEYMKDLSQVFREAERVARKGIVIGLMNKWSLPTIRRIIQVKLGKNPYYYNARFYSLPEIKRELSNALKGKNFEFLDWRCAVFPKIFGIKGLVKIPFGGSFLGIGVKFK; this is encoded by the coding sequence ATGGGAAAAGAATTCACACCGTGGTATTTCAACCCGGAGATAGCGAAAGTTTATGAATCGTTCTATGAGGGGAAGTATAAGGAAGCAGACATTCAAGAGAAAAAGTTGTTGAAGTTTTTAATTGATCAAATAGATGATGTAAGGGAAGTGCTTGAGGTGGGTTGCGGGACGGGGCATTTTACGAGGTGGCTTCACTCACTTGGGTATAAAGTAGTCGGTGCAGATATTTCACCAGTGATGTTAAGCGTTGCGAGAGAATTATGGAAAGAGGGCAATTTCGTAAACGCAAGTGCTGAGAGTTTACCGTTTGAAGATAAATCCTTTGATGTCGTTTTATATGTCGCTTGTCTTGAATATATGAAGGACCTTTCACAAGTTTTCAGGGAAGCTGAAAGGGTTGCGAGAAAAGGTATAGTTATTGGTTTGATGAACAAGTGGAGTTTGCCGACGATAAGGAGGATAATTCAGGTGAAACTTGGTAAAAATCCATACTATTACAATGCAAGGTTTTACTCTTTACCTGAGATAAAACGAGAATTATCCAATGCGCTAAAGGGTAAAAATTTTGAATTTCTTGATTGGCGATGTGCTGTTTTTCCGAAGATTTTCGGGATAAAAGGGCTTGTTAAAATTCCATTTGGAGGTTCTTTTCTTGGCATTGGTGTTAAGTTTAAATAA